In the Streptomyces sp. WMMC940 genome, GGACCGCGCCTCGGCGAAGGGGCGAAGGGGATCTGCACGCCGATGAGCGAGAGGTTCGCGGGCGGGTGACCCGCGAGCCGAGGGCCGTGCTGTCCGGCGAGCCCAGGCCCTGCCCCGAATGTCTGGTACACGCACCCCGTGGACCACGAAGGCCCGCCCCGGGCGGGGCGGGCCTTCGCAAGGGGCGTCGCGCGGTGCGGACCGCGGACGGCTCAGCGCGTCGCCGGGACGTACGGCCCCAGCGCGGCCGCGAGTTCCTCGTGCACCCGCGCCTTGAGCAGCGTGCCCTCGGAGGTGTGCTCCTCCGACAGGACCTCGCCGTCGGCGTGGACGCGCGAGACGAGCGCTCCCTGTGTGTACGGCAGCAGGACCTCGATCTCGACCTGCGGGCGCGGCAGTTCGGCGTCGATGATCGCGAGGAGTTCGTCGATCCCGGCGCCCGTACGGGCCGAGACGGCGATGGCGTGCCGCTCGATGCGCAGCAGGCGCTGCAGCACGAGCGGATCGGCCGCGTCCGCCTTGTTGATCACGACGATCTCCGGCACGTCCACCGCGCCGACGTCCCGGATCACCTCGCGCACGGCGGCCAGCTGCTCCTCCGGTGCGGGATGCGAGCCGTCCACCACGTGCAGGATGAGGTCGGACTCGCCGACCTCCTCCATCGTGGAGCGGAACGCCTCGACGAGGTGGTGGGGAAGGTGCCGGACGAATCCGACGGTGTCGGCCAGCGTGCAGAGCCTGCCGCTCGGGGTCTCGGCCCGTCGCACGGTCGGGTCCAGGGTGGCGAACAGCGCGTTCTCCACCAGGACACCGGCGCCGGTGAGGCGGTTGAGCAGCGAGGACTTGCCCGCGTTGGTGTAGCCGGCGATCGCCACGGACGGAACCCTGTGGCGCTTGCGCTCCTGCCGCTTGATCTCGCGGCCGGTCTTCATCTCCGCGATCTCCCGGCGCATCTTCGCCATCTTCTCGCGGATCCGGCGCCGGTCCGTCTCGATCTTGGTCTCACCGGGGCCTCGGGTGGCCATGCCGCCGCTGCCGCCGCCCATCTGCCGGGACATCGACTGGCCCCAGCCGCGCAGCCGGGGCAGCATGTACTGCATCTGCGCCAGGGCCACCTGCGCCTTGCCCTCCCGGGACTTGGCGTGCTGAGCGAAGATGTCGAGGATCAGGGCGGTCCGGTCGACCACCTTGACCTTGACGATGTCCTCGAGGTGGATCAGCTGGCCCGGGCTGAGCTCACCGTCGCAGACGACGGTGTCGGCCCCGCTCTCGAGCACGATGTCGCGCAGCTCGTTGGCCTTGCCCGAGCCGATGTACGTGGCCGGGTCCGGCTTGTCGCGGCGCTGGATCACACCGTCGAGCACGAGGGCTCCAGCCGTCTCGGCGAGGGCGGCCAGCTCCGCGAGGGAGTTCTCCGCGTCCTGGACGGTCCCGGAGGTCCATACGCCGACGAGCACGACGCGCTCGAGGCGCAACTGCCGGTACTCGACCTCGGTGACGTCCTCGAGCTCGGTGGAGAGTCCCGCCACACGCCGCAGCGCGGCACGGTCGGAGCGGTCGAACTGGTCGCCGTCCCGCTCTCCGTCGATCTCGTAGCTCCAGGCGACGTCCTCTTCCATCAGGGCATCGGCCCGAAGGCTCTCGGTGCGGGTGGTCTCCGCGAAGCTCTGCGCGTCCTGGGAAGTGGATGAAGAGGAGGTCATTGGATCCTTACGTCGATCGAAAGCTGATGCGGACCGTATGCGCTCGGCATGCTCCCGCGATTGTCACAACGCGTCACGGTCCCGGAACATTCCCGGTGTGCCGCGCCGGGGCGGAGGGACCGTCGGGCGGGTCCGTCCCCCCTTCGGGGGAGGCATGCCCGGCGGCGCCGCCGACCTGTCGATGGTCCCACGGCTCCGCCGCGGCCGTCACCCCGGTTTTCCCGCCCCTCCCCGGGCTCCGGGAGGGCCCGTGGAGACTCAGTGCTTCACGGCGGGCGCGGCATTCCGCTGGGCCGACGGGGCCTCACTGCGCCAGTCCGGGTGCCCGGGCATCCTCGGGGTCTTCTCCCCGTAGAGCCAGCCCCTGAAGAACCCGGTCAGGTCGCGGCCCGAGACCCGCTGGGCGAGGGCGGTGAAGTCCGCCGTCGTCGCCGTGCCGTCCCGGTGCTCGGCGACCCAGGCCCGCTCCAGCGTCTCGAACGCGTCCTTGCCGATCTCCTGTCGCAGTGCGTAGAGGACCAGCGCACTGCCCTCGTACACGATCGGCCGGAACAGCCCGAGCTGCCGGCCGGGTGCCGCGGGCTTCGGGGCGGCCGGTGGCCCGCCGGCGGCGCGCCAGCCGTCGGACTGCGCGTATGCCTCGCGCATCTGCTCCTCGAGCGGCTGCTCGGCGTGCTCCTCCGCGTACAGCGAGCCGTACCAGGTGGCGTGGCCCTCGTTGAGCCAGAGGTCCGACCAGGTCCGCGGCGTGACGCTGTTGCCGAACCACTGGTGGGCGAGTTCGTGGACCATGACCGACTCGACGTACCACTTCGGGTACCGGGCGTCGGTGAACATCGACGTCTCGAAGAGCGAAAGCGTCTGGGTCTCCAGGGCGAACCCGGTCTCGGCCTGCGCCAGGAGCACTCCGTACGTCTCGAACGGATAGCGCCCGACCTTGTTCTCCATCCAGGTGATGTGCCCGGGGGTCTTCCTGAGCCAGGGCTCGAGCCGTGCCCGCTGCGCTGCGGGGACGACGTCCCGTAGGGGCAGGCCGTGCGGGCCCTCGCGGCGGACGACGGCCGACTTCCCGATGCTGACCTGGGCCAGCTCGGTCGCCATGGGGTGCCGGGTGCGATAGACCCAGGTCCTGGTGGCGGACTTGGCGGTGGGCTCGGCGGCACCGGTCCGGGCGGCCGGGACCGGGAGGCCGTTGGCCACGGCGGTCAGCCCCGTCGGTGCCGTGATGCGGAACGTGAAGTGCGCCTTGTCTGCGGGGTGGTCGTTGCAGGGGAAGACGCGGTGGGCGGCGTCGGCCTGGTTGGCCATCGCCAGGCCGTCGGTCGTGCGCACCCAGCCGCCCGCCTCCCCACCCTTCGGATCGCTGGTGTGGGTGACGGTGATGGCGAGGGGGGTGCCTGCGTCCACGGCCCGTCGCGGGGTGATCACCAGGTCCTCGCCGGCGGTCGTGAACTCGGCACTGCTGCCGTTCACCTCGACAGCCCGTACGGTGCCGCTGGTGAAGTCGAGGTTGATCCGCTCCAGGTGCTTCGTGGCCCGTGCGTCGATCTTCGTCACGGCATCCAGCGGCCTGCTGTTGGCGCCCCGGTAGGTGAAGGCGATGTCGTAGGTGAGGACGTCGTACCCGGGGTTGCCCAGGTGCGGGAACAGCGGATCCCCGATCCCCAGCGGTTCGGGGCCGGGCAGTACGGCGGCGACCAGCGTGGCCGAGGCGGTGACGAGCAACGCCGCCCGCAGGCGTCGTGAGGTGATCAGCATGTCATCACCGCTACCAGCGCGGGGAACGCGGACCGCGGCGGCTCGCTCCGCGCACACCCGAAAGGGGTCAGGCGCCGGGGGCAGGGCGGTCGTCCGCGTCCTGAGAAGGACGGCGGCGGGCCTGCTCAGGCGGAGGCCGGGTGCTGGGCGCGGCTCACGTCGTACACCCCCGCCACCTCGCGCATCGCCCTCATCAGCGCGGGCAGCCCGGCGGCGTCCTGGAGCTGGAGCGTGTACGTGTGGCGTACGCGCTGTTCGCTCGGCGGTTCGACGGTGGCGGAGACGACCGCAGCCCCGGCCGTGGCGATGGCCTCGGTGAGATCCGCGAGGAGGCGGGGCCTGCCGAACGCCTCGGCGACCAGCGTGACGCGGCACTCCGCCGCCCGGCCCCAGCGCACCTCGACCGGCTCCCGCCCCATGGCGCGCATGCGGGACACGCCGGGACACTCGCCGCGGTGCACGGTGACCGCTCCGCCGCGGACCGCGAATCCGGTCACCACGTCGGGCGGCACCGGGGTGCAGCATCCGGCGAGCCGGACGGGGGCGTCGGGGAGGCCGGGCGCCTCCGCGACGGCGTTCGCGGCGGCCCGCCGGCCCCCGCCGGGGGACACGGGCGCCCGGGGCGCTGCGGCCTGCGGCTTGGCCGCCTCGGGGTGCTCGGCGAGCCAGCTGGTGATCGCGATCCGGGCCGCGGGAGTACGGGCGTGGTCGAGCCAGTCCGGCGAGGGCCCGGAGGCGGCGTCCTGGGCGAGCAGCGGCTGCACCGTGTCGCCGTCACCCAGCCGGGTGGCCAGCGCGGCGAGCCGGCCGTTGACACGGGCCCCGACACAGGCGTGCGCCGCATCGCCGTACTGCGCGTAGGCGGCGTCCACACAGCTCGCCCCGGCGGGAAGGCCGAGGGTGCCGCCGTCCGCGCGGAAGACGGTGATCTCGCGGTCCTCGGCGAGGTCCGCCTGCAGCGAGGTCCAGAAGGTGTCGGGGTCCGGGGCCGACTCCTGCCACTCCAGCAGCCGGGAGAGCCAGCCCGGCCTGGTGGGGTCGGCCCGCTCGCCGTCCGCTCCGCCGGGGGCGTCGCCCGCGCCCGCGGTGCCGCCCCCGTCCGCTGTGTCCAGCGCCGTGTACGGGTTGCCGAGGGCGACGACACCGGCCTCGGCGACGCGGTGCATCTGGTGCGTGCGGATGAGGACTTCGGCGACGGCTCCGTCGGAGCCCGCGACCGCCGTGTGCAGTGACTGGTACAGGTTGAACTTGGGGGCGGCGATGAAGTCCTTGAACTCGGAGATCAACGGCGTGAAGCAGGTGTGCAGTTCGCCGAGGACGGCATAGCAGTCGGCGTCCTCGCCGACGAGGACGAGGAGGCGGCCGAAGTCCGTGCCGGACAGCTCGCCGCGCTTGAGCCGTAGGCGGTGCACGGAGACGAAGTGCCGTGGCCGGACGAGGACTTCGGCCGGGATGCCCGCGTCCCGCAGGACGGCTCCGACGCTCTCGGCGACGGTGGCCAGGGCGTCACCCGCGTCGGCGTTCTCCGCGATGAGCGCGCGGGTGCGTTCGTACTCCTCGGGGTGGAGGATCGCGAAGACCAGGTCCTCCAGCTCGGTCTTCAGCGCCTGGACGCCGAGCCGCTCGGCGAGCGGGATCAGCACGTCGCGGGTGACCTTGGCGATGCGCGCCTGTTTCTCGGGTCGCATCACACCGAGGGTGCGCATGTTGTGCAGCCGGTCGGCGAGTTTGATGGACATGACCCGGACGTCGTTGCCGGTGGCGACGAGCATCTTGCGGAAGGTCTCCGGCTCGGCGGCCGCGCCGTAGTCGACCTTCTCCAGTTTGGTGACGCCGTCGACGAGGTAGCAGACCTCCTCGCCGAACTCCGTCCGCACCTGGTCGAGTGTCACTTCGGTGTCCTCCACGGTGTCGTGGAGGAGCGAGGCGGTCAAGGTCGTGGTCTCCGCGCCGAGTTCGGCGAGGATCAGCGTCACGGCGAGCGGGTGCGTGATGTACGGCTCGCCGCTCTTGCGGAACTGCCCGCGGTGCGAGGACTCGGCGAGGACGTACGCCCTGCGCAGGATCGTCAGATCGGCGTCGGGGTGGTGGGCGCGGTGCGCCTCCGCGACGTGGCCGATGGCGTCGGGGACCCGGTCCCGTGCTGTCGGACCGAGCAGCGCGGCTCTGCCCAGCCGACGGAGGTCGAGCCTGGGGCGGGCGCGTCGGCGGCTGGGAGCACCAGGGTTGGTGGCCTCTGCACTCATGGGGCACCTCCGGCAGCGTCGACCGGCGGTGGGCGGAGCAGGTGTGCCCTCCCTGCCGGTGCTTGATGCTACCGAGCCCACCACGTAGCCGAGTTCACCTCTCGCTCAGCGTGAATCGGATCACCCATTCGAGCGATGGTTCAGGGGATGCGCGTTCCCATCGGCGGTGCGACCCGTGCCGTGGGACGCCGGGGAGCGCGGCCGGAGGCCCGTGCCGCGGGACGCGATGGAGCGCAGCTCAGGCCGGGGCCTCGAGCCAGGCGGGGTCGATGTGGCCCTCGGCGACGATCACGGCGGGACCGGTCATCTCGATCTCGCCGTCCGGGTGCTCGGTGATCACCAGCCGGCCGCCCGGAAGGTCCACCGTGTACGTGACGGGGACACCGGTCACGGCGGGGTCGGCGCCGTCCCTGCGCGCCGCCGCCACGGCGACGGCGCAGGCGCCGGTGCCGCACGAACGGGTCTCGCCGGAGCCTCGCTCGTGCACCCTCATGGCCACGTGGCGCGGGCCCCGGTCGACGACGAACTCGATGTTCACTCCGTCCGGGTACACCGAGGCCGGGGTGAACGGCGGGGCGGAGAGCAGTCCGCCCGCGTGGCCGAGGTCCTCGACGAACGCGACCGCGTGCGGATTGCCCATGTTCACGTTCCGGGCGGGCCAGCTGCGGCCGTCGACGGTGACGGTGACACCGTCCTCGGGGAGCCGGGCCCGGCCCATGGCGACGGTGATGTCGCCGTCCTCGTCGATGTGCACCCACTTGACGCCGCCGCGCGTGGCCACCGCGAGGTCACCTGCGCCGACGAGGCCCGCCCGGAGCAGATAGCGGGCGAACACCCGCACTCCGTTGCCGCACATCTCGGCGATCGAACCGTCCGCGTTGCGGTAGTCCATGAACCACTCGGCCTCGCCCGCCTGGGAACGCGCCTCGGGGTGCGCGGCGGAGCGCACGACGTGGAGCAGCCCGTCGCCCCCGATGCCCGCGCGGCGGTCGCAGAGTGTGGCGACCACGGAGGCGGGCAGCTCGATCTCGTTGCCGGGGTCCGGGACGATCACGAAGTCGTTCTCGGTCCCGTGGCCCTTCAGGAAGGCGATGGGCGAGAGCGGTGGCGTGGTCGGGGTGGCGTCGCTGGTCACCCGACCATCGTAAGGGCCGGTCCCGGCACTCAGCGGAGCCGGGCCACGCGCCAGACCGCGAGGGCGACGAGGGCCGCGGCCACCACGACGTACAGGGCGATCACGCGCCAGTCGGGGCGCTCCCCGGAGCTGCGCTCGGGCAGGCCCGGCCAGGTGTGGCCGACACGGCGGGCGGCCATCATGCCCCAGCCCGCGGCGCAGCAGCTGATCAGGAGACCGAGCATGGCGACGACCGCACCGCCGTCCCCGGAACCGAACGCGAGCGGGAACGCGAACATCAGCGAACCGACGGCGGCGAGGCCCACGATGGGCGCGAGCTGCCAGATCCTGAGGCGCCGGGGCGGACGCAGCTCCACCTCGACCGCGCCGTCGGCTCCCGAGTCGTCCGCGCCGTCCGCGAGCAGGTCAACGGTCTCGTCCGGGCCGTCGGGGCTCAGACGGGACAGGTCGTTCCGTGCCCGCTGTTCTCTGTCGCGAGGGCCGGCCTCCATCGCCACGCGCCCTCCCAACTCGGACCACTAGTCGATCGATGCTCGATGATGGCACGGCCCGAGGCACCGGAATGACGGCCGTGGCGTCCCGATGCCATCACGTGATCAGGCTGTAACCGGTCGTTCGACCAACGCGAGAGCGCGTCCCGGAAGTTCCCGGCGGTCCGCGGCGGCACCGCTCAGCCAGTGCACGCGCGGATCCCGGCGGAACCAGGAGTCCTGACGACGCGCGAAACGCTTGGTGGCGCGCACGGTCTCGGCGCGCGCCGCCTCCTCGGTGCACTCCCCCGCGAGCGCCGAGAGGACCTGCTGGTAGCCGAGCGCGCGCGAGGCGGTGCGCCCGGCCCGCAGCCCCTGGGCCTCCAGGGCCCGCACCTCGTCGACGAGACCCGCCTCCCACATGCGGTCCACCCGCAGCGCGATGCGTTCGTCGAGTTCGGGGCGGGCGACGTCGACACCGATCTGCACGGTGTCGTACACGGCGTCGTGGCCGGGCAGGTTGGCGGTGAAGGGCCTGCCGGTGATCTCGATCACCTCCAGGGCCCGGACGATTCGCCGGCCGTTGCCGGGCAGGATCGCGCGGGCGGCCTCCGGGTCGGCTTCGGCCAGCCGCGCGTGCAGCACTCCGGAGCCGCGCTCCTCCAGTTCGGCCTCGAGGCGGGCGCGGACCTCGGGGTCGGTACCGGGGAACTCCAGCGCGTCGATCGCACCGCGCACGTACAGCCCCGATCCCCCGACGAGGACGGGCGTACGACCCTCGGCGAGCAGCC is a window encoding:
- the hflX gene encoding GTPase HflX, whose product is MTSSSSTSQDAQSFAETTRTESLRADALMEEDVAWSYEIDGERDGDQFDRSDRAALRRVAGLSTELEDVTEVEYRQLRLERVVLVGVWTSGTVQDAENSLAELAALAETAGALVLDGVIQRRDKPDPATYIGSGKANELRDIVLESGADTVVCDGELSPGQLIHLEDIVKVKVVDRTALILDIFAQHAKSREGKAQVALAQMQYMLPRLRGWGQSMSRQMGGGSGGMATRGPGETKIETDRRRIREKMAKMRREIAEMKTGREIKRQERKRHRVPSVAIAGYTNAGKSSLLNRLTGAGVLVENALFATLDPTVRRAETPSGRLCTLADTVGFVRHLPHHLVEAFRSTMEEVGESDLILHVVDGSHPAPEEQLAAVREVIRDVGAVDVPEIVVINKADAADPLVLQRLLRIERHAIAVSARTGAGIDELLAIIDAELPRPQVEIEVLLPYTQGALVSRVHADGEVLSEEHTSEGTLLKARVHEELAAALGPYVPATR
- a CDS encoding M1 family metallopeptidase → MLITSRRLRAALLVTASATLVAAVLPGPEPLGIGDPLFPHLGNPGYDVLTYDIAFTYRGANSRPLDAVTKIDARATKHLERINLDFTSGTVRAVEVNGSSAEFTTAGEDLVITPRRAVDAGTPLAITVTHTSDPKGGEAGGWVRTTDGLAMANQADAAHRVFPCNDHPADKAHFTFRITAPTGLTAVANGLPVPAARTGAAEPTAKSATRTWVYRTRHPMATELAQVSIGKSAVVRREGPHGLPLRDVVPAAQRARLEPWLRKTPGHITWMENKVGRYPFETYGVLLAQAETGFALETQTLSLFETSMFTDARYPKWYVESVMVHELAHQWFGNSVTPRTWSDLWLNEGHATWYGSLYAEEHAEQPLEEQMREAYAQSDGWRAAGGPPAAPKPAAPGRQLGLFRPIVYEGSALVLYALRQEIGKDAFETLERAWVAEHRDGTATTADFTALAQRVSGRDLTGFFRGWLYGEKTPRMPGHPDWRSEAPSAQRNAAPAVKH
- a CDS encoding RelA/SpoT family protein, giving the protein MSAEATNPGAPSRRRARPRLDLRRLGRAALLGPTARDRVPDAIGHVAEAHRAHHPDADLTILRRAYVLAESSHRGQFRKSGEPYITHPLAVTLILAELGAETTTLTASLLHDTVEDTEVTLDQVRTEFGEEVCYLVDGVTKLEKVDYGAAAEPETFRKMLVATGNDVRVMSIKLADRLHNMRTLGVMRPEKQARIAKVTRDVLIPLAERLGVQALKTELEDLVFAILHPEEYERTRALIAENADAGDALATVAESVGAVLRDAGIPAEVLVRPRHFVSVHRLRLKRGELSGTDFGRLLVLVGEDADCYAVLGELHTCFTPLISEFKDFIAAPKFNLYQSLHTAVAGSDGAVAEVLIRTHQMHRVAEAGVVALGNPYTALDTADGGGTAGAGDAPGGADGERADPTRPGWLSRLLEWQESAPDPDTFWTSLQADLAEDREITVFRADGGTLGLPAGASCVDAAYAQYGDAAHACVGARVNGRLAALATRLGDGDTVQPLLAQDAASGPSPDWLDHARTPAARIAITSWLAEHPEAAKPQAAAPRAPVSPGGGRRAAANAVAEAPGLPDAPVRLAGCCTPVPPDVVTGFAVRGGAVTVHRGECPGVSRMRAMGREPVEVRWGRAAECRVTLVAEAFGRPRLLADLTEAIATAGAAVVSATVEPPSEQRVRHTYTLQLQDAAGLPALMRAMREVAGVYDVSRAQHPASA
- the dapF gene encoding diaminopimelate epimerase, encoding MTSDATPTTPPLSPIAFLKGHGTENDFVIVPDPGNEIELPASVVATLCDRRAGIGGDGLLHVVRSAAHPEARSQAGEAEWFMDYRNADGSIAEMCGNGVRVFARYLLRAGLVGAGDLAVATRGGVKWVHIDEDGDITVAMGRARLPEDGVTVTVDGRSWPARNVNMGNPHAVAFVEDLGHAGGLLSAPPFTPASVYPDGVNIEFVVDRGPRHVAMRVHERGSGETRSCGTGACAVAVAAARRDGADPAVTGVPVTYTVDLPGGRLVITEHPDGEIEMTGPAVIVAEGHIDPAWLEAPA
- the miaA gene encoding tRNA (adenosine(37)-N6)-dimethylallyltransferase MiaA, with amino-acid sequence MRSAAPAPRVIAVVGPTAAGKSDLGVHLARQLGGEVVNADSMQLYRGMDIGTAKLTEEERGGIPHHLLDIWDVTEAASVAEYQKLARAEIDRLLAEGRTPVLVGGSGLYVRGAIDALEFPGTDPEVRARLEAELEERGSGVLHARLAEADPEAARAILPGNGRRIVRALEVIEITGRPFTANLPGHDAVYDTVQIGVDVARPELDERIALRVDRMWEAGLVDEVRALEAQGLRAGRTASRALGYQQVLSALAGECTEEAARAETVRATKRFARRQDSWFRRDPRVHWLSGAAADRRELPGRALALVERPVTA